One window of the Chitinophaga niabensis genome contains the following:
- a CDS encoding TonB-dependent receptor has product MKLTTFLMLITCLHVSAAGYSQKVTMTVKDMPLRKVFAEVITQTGVSIVYSEKVLSNTRPVSLHVKDVTVQQLLELCLKDQQVMYALEGNSFVIKKIPDAGIETTAPKAADTTITQTGKITASDNSPLPGATILIKGTARGTQSNEQGLFMLKDVRPGAILTISSIGFVTREVSATGQPLSLVLQEDTKNFNEIVVVGYSDKRKSELTSSVTTVSSEKLKDVTTNDVGSMLQGKVAGLQVVNSSGVPGSVSEIRLRGVSSVNASQTPLYVVDGIIGGNFDPNDVESISVLKDAGATAMYGSQANAGVIIVTTKKGRGDKVRFEARAVTGFRQPDFGKIDMMNGAQLYERHKELYRDYIPGTANSSHKIDLLKFYSERPRELRNQHYNWLTTMFPTAPVQNYFISASGANEKNEYYTSISYYNEKGTFLNTNFQRINLRGNSTHHFSKKVSVTNNINLSAASGKSFNYEDVFYAYLNMPWDNPYDANGQPVYVDGNTTAKWWSRDKTNPVHTIRNSNHPYKSFNANYDLNLNIQITDWLSFSSTNRGAVNYNKSTDFYSPVVAGLYHGTGFLNELGTLNYGVISTDLLKFNFRKGDHSISGLAGVAIENSKTEIVGASGKGLPTGLSVLNVVSNNQLVTGRNDQGILQSLISQVNYGFRDKYFLTASYRIDGSSAFPSSKRYGSFPAVSAAWMMSKESFLQGVEWLDELKLRGSYGVTGTQDIGSSRYLGLYSLSSQYNGGTAAVPLQLPSPDLTWESKHQLNAGIDVGLFKRVNFTVDVYNNVTKNLLLQVSQPLSVGFEQRWENAGEIVNNGVEFGISSVNIKTKDFEWSTDFNINFNSNKLQKLPSDIIRTQPTWSISQIYRNGGNLYEFYMPKWLGVDKETGAPQWEVLEKDADGKVVSREVTNDYAAATYQEVGSALPKFQGGITSQWKYKNFTLSVNGYFISGNKVFSNSLRFVMNDGMEPYYNQIVLPSGYKTWTKPGDIATEPSPQNAANATETSTRYLKDGSFLSIRNISLSYTLPKTWISPLRLDGVTLSLTADNVYTFTKFLGQDPATTISSGSYVMPGLSDFKYPNNRQYLFNVNIRF; this is encoded by the coding sequence ATGAAACTAACCACATTCCTGATGCTTATTACCTGCCTGCACGTCTCGGCCGCCGGTTACTCCCAAAAAGTAACCATGACGGTGAAAGACATGCCACTACGGAAGGTTTTCGCAGAAGTGATCACGCAAACCGGCGTTTCCATTGTGTATTCGGAAAAAGTATTGTCCAACACCCGCCCGGTTTCCCTCCATGTAAAGGACGTAACCGTTCAACAGTTGCTGGAGCTTTGCCTGAAAGACCAACAGGTGATGTACGCACTGGAAGGCAACAGTTTCGTGATCAAAAAAATACCGGATGCGGGCATTGAAACAACCGCACCGAAAGCAGCAGATACTACCATTACACAAACCGGGAAAATTACGGCTTCAGACAATTCCCCACTCCCAGGTGCTACTATTTTAATAAAAGGAACAGCAAGAGGTACCCAATCAAATGAGCAAGGCCTCTTTATGTTAAAAGATGTCCGTCCCGGTGCAATCCTCACCATCAGCAGTATTGGTTTTGTTACAAGAGAAGTGAGCGCCACGGGCCAGCCACTGAGCCTGGTGTTGCAGGAAGACACCAAGAATTTCAATGAGATCGTAGTGGTTGGCTACAGTGACAAAAGGAAGAGCGAACTCACCAGTTCTGTAACCACCGTTTCTTCAGAAAAACTGAAAGATGTAACCACGAATGATGTGGGTTCCATGTTACAGGGAAAGGTAGCCGGTTTACAGGTAGTAAATAGTTCCGGTGTACCCGGCAGCGTTTCCGAAATAAGACTGAGAGGTGTTTCTTCTGTGAATGCATCTCAAACACCCCTCTATGTGGTAGATGGTATCATCGGCGGCAATTTCGATCCCAATGATGTGGAAAGTATTTCTGTATTGAAGGATGCCGGTGCTACAGCCATGTATGGTTCACAGGCTAACGCCGGTGTGATCATTGTTACCACTAAAAAAGGTCGTGGTGATAAAGTAAGGTTCGAAGCGAGGGCTGTAACAGGTTTCCGCCAACCGGATTTTGGTAAGATAGATATGATGAATGGCGCGCAGTTATACGAACGCCACAAAGAGTTATACCGCGATTACATTCCCGGTACTGCCAATAGCTCGCACAAGATCGACCTGCTCAAATTCTACAGCGAACGCCCAAGGGAACTGAGGAACCAGCATTACAACTGGCTCACTACCATGTTCCCCACAGCACCTGTGCAGAATTACTTCATTTCCGCCAGCGGCGCCAATGAAAAGAATGAATACTATACCAGTATCTCCTATTATAATGAAAAAGGTACTTTCCTGAATACCAATTTCCAGCGGATCAATCTTCGCGGTAATTCCACGCATCACTTCTCTAAAAAGGTAAGCGTTACCAATAACATCAACCTCAGTGCAGCCAGCGGTAAGAGCTTCAATTATGAAGATGTGTTCTATGCTTACCTGAATATGCCCTGGGATAATCCCTATGATGCAAACGGCCAGCCGGTTTATGTAGATGGTAATACTACTGCCAAATGGTGGTCCAGGGATAAAACGAACCCGGTGCATACGATCCGGAATTCCAATCATCCTTATAAGAGCTTCAACGCTAACTATGATCTGAACCTGAACATCCAGATCACAGACTGGCTCTCCTTCTCCAGTACCAACCGCGGCGCTGTGAATTATAACAAGTCAACAGATTTCTATTCTCCTGTGGTAGCGGGTTTATATCACGGCACCGGTTTCCTGAATGAACTGGGTACATTGAATTATGGCGTGATCTCCACAGACCTCCTGAAATTCAATTTCCGCAAAGGAGATCATTCAATCAGCGGTCTTGCAGGTGTGGCTATTGAGAACAGCAAAACAGAGATCGTAGGGGCATCCGGTAAAGGATTACCCACTGGCCTCTCTGTTTTGAATGTAGTATCCAATAATCAATTGGTTACCGGCCGTAACGATCAGGGCATTTTGCAATCCCTTATCTCACAGGTGAACTACGGTTTCCGTGATAAATATTTCCTCACGGCTTCTTACCGCATAGATGGTTCTTCTGCTTTCCCTTCCAGTAAAAGATATGGTTCCTTCCCGGCAGTGTCAGCAGCCTGGATGATGAGCAAGGAATCTTTCCTGCAAGGCGTGGAATGGCTGGATGAATTAAAACTCCGCGGCAGCTATGGCGTAACGGGTACACAGGATATCGGTTCTTCCCGTTACCTGGGATTGTACTCCTTGAGCAGCCAGTATAATGGTGGTACAGCGGCAGTTCCCTTACAATTGCCCAGCCCTGATCTTACCTGGGAAAGTAAACACCAGCTGAATGCCGGTATCGATGTGGGATTATTCAAACGCGTGAACTTTACAGTAGATGTATATAATAACGTAACGAAGAACCTCCTGTTACAGGTATCCCAGCCACTCTCCGTTGGTTTTGAACAACGTTGGGAGAATGCAGGCGAGATCGTAAACAATGGTGTTGAATTCGGCATCAGCAGTGTGAATATTAAAACGAAGGATTTTGAGTGGAGCACAGATTTCAACATCAACTTCAATTCCAATAAATTACAGAAACTGCCCAGCGACATCATCCGCACACAACCTACCTGGAGTATTTCACAGATCTACCGCAACGGTGGTAACCTCTATGAATTCTACATGCCTAAATGGTTAGGTGTAGATAAAGAAACAGGTGCGCCACAATGGGAAGTGCTGGAGAAAGATGCAGACGGAAAAGTAGTGTCCCGCGAAGTAACGAACGATTATGCTGCCGCTACTTACCAGGAAGTGGGATCTGCATTGCCTAAGTTCCAGGGCGGTATCACTTCTCAATGGAAGTATAAAAACTTTACCCTGAGTGTAAATGGTTACTTTATTTCCGGTAACAAGGTATTCTCCAACTCGCTGCGTTTTGTGATGAATGATGGTATGGAACCATACTACAACCAGATCGTATTGCCTTCCGGTTATAAAACCTGGACGAAACCAGGAGACATTGCCACAGAGCCCAGCCCGCAGAATGCGGCCAATGCTACGGAAACATCCACGCGTTACCTGAAGGATGGCAGCTTCTTATCTATCAGAAATATTTCACTGTCCTATACTTTGCCAAAAACATGGATCAGCCCGCTCCGTTTGGATGGGGTTACACTTTCATTAACGGCGGATAATGTTTACACGTTCACGAAATTCCTGGGGCAAGACCCTGCCACCACGATCTCTTCCGGCAGTTATGTGATGCCTGGTCTGTCCGACTTCAAGTATCCCAATAATCGCCAGTACCTGTTTAACGTTAACATCCGGTTTTAG
- a CDS encoding PKD domain-containing protein, producing MKIIKYILLLPLIAGCKKDEVKPEADIFYTVNIEDKTVTFTNETSGAVSYRWEFGDGATSTEQSPVHTYPEKGKYVPTLYATTKDGRVSEGSTVIYIAKTSPVKLNDNSLADWDNVSQYVLTSGAGEKFFRKAKFDYDASYVYVYIEVNSTEANGDIYDFYLDTDNDATTGLLTGSVPGGGYDVLLEGNILGDWLDAFNHKGAQNAFSFDPSGATEHYQVGAKVQSGGVLKFEMRIVRSKIKNLAATTAFRVGIVATKSDWSAGLGQIPDAGQSSLLINFE from the coding sequence ATGAAGATCATTAAATATATTCTCCTGCTGCCACTGATAGCCGGTTGTAAAAAGGACGAGGTAAAACCGGAAGCAGATATTTTTTATACTGTGAACATAGAAGATAAAACGGTGACCTTCACCAACGAAACCAGTGGTGCCGTTTCCTACCGCTGGGAATTTGGGGATGGGGCTACTTCCACGGAACAAAGTCCTGTGCACACGTACCCTGAAAAAGGTAAGTACGTGCCCACCTTATATGCCACTACCAAAGATGGCCGTGTATCTGAAGGTTCCACGGTGATCTACATCGCCAAAACATCACCCGTGAAGCTGAATGATAATTCACTGGCAGACTGGGATAACGTATCACAATACGTACTTACTTCCGGCGCCGGAGAAAAATTCTTCCGCAAAGCGAAGTTCGATTACGATGCATCCTATGTATATGTATATATAGAAGTGAACAGCACAGAAGCCAACGGAGATATCTACGACTTTTACCTGGATACAGATAACGATGCCACTACAGGTTTGCTCACCGGTAGTGTTCCAGGTGGCGGATACGATGTGCTGCTGGAAGGAAATATTTTGGGTGACTGGCTGGATGCCTTCAATCATAAAGGTGCACAGAATGCTTTCTCATTTGATCCCAGCGGTGCCACAGAACATTACCAGGTAGGCGCCAAAGTACAAAGCGGCGGCGTACTGAAGTTTGAAATGCGCATCGTTCGTTCCAAGATCAAAAACTTAGCTGCCACCACGGCCTTCCGTGTAGGGATCGTGGCTACAAAAAGCGACTGGTCTGCCGGATTAGGTCAGATACCTGATGCGGGGCAATCTTCTCTACTGATCAACTTTGAGTAA
- a CDS encoding RagB/SusD family nutrient uptake outer membrane protein, with translation MKTKFILQLLIIPLLMTGCLKDVDPSDSITTGTLTGTKEGLQQGLNGAYALFKDHVSFNGTVDGNNMYLRQYFQMSDFAGDDIVCGQTTTDPLFYSFSGDHTATQTNSRYFWYISYKIINDVNTVLESAEKIANPDESIKQLIGECYFLRAFCHFNLVRLYAKPYTHDPAAAGIILRTSVSDPGQKGRATVAEVYNAVVADAEKGASLMAQPRGVQFASKEAAWALLSRAYLYKDVNDSTIYYADKVISSGRFTLETAASFPTLFANALTGKETIFCVAFTAADDYGKAGSIASMLYSDGNSGWGEEYASQSLRDTMSAHMEDVRWSYIKPLKVGNVIQKKNGIDIYYISKFSFQGGSPTLSSPIMFRLAEMYLNKAEAMAKSNNTAGALAAVDMVRQNRGLENSLYNGVVPAGKTVLQTVLKERRIELAFEGHRNYDVYRNKQDLNRTYWGYHLPGLKESDINLSVNPANYANMITKWDNNRIIYYIPIDEIQTNKLCGQNP, from the coding sequence ATGAAGACAAAATTCATTTTACAACTATTAATTATACCGCTGTTAATGACCGGCTGCCTGAAAGATGTGGATCCCAGCGATTCCATCACCACCGGCACTTTAACAGGAACCAAAGAAGGATTGCAACAGGGATTGAATGGTGCCTACGCTTTGTTCAAAGACCATGTGTCTTTCAATGGAACGGTAGACGGGAACAACATGTACCTGCGCCAGTATTTCCAGATGAGTGATTTTGCAGGAGATGATATCGTATGTGGCCAAACCACTACGGACCCGCTGTTTTATAGTTTCTCCGGCGATCATACTGCTACACAAACTAACAGCCGCTATTTCTGGTATATCTCTTATAAGATCATTAATGATGTGAACACGGTATTGGAGTCCGCAGAGAAGATCGCGAACCCGGATGAAAGCATCAAACAACTGATCGGCGAATGTTATTTCTTAAGGGCCTTCTGTCATTTTAACCTCGTAAGGTTATATGCCAAACCCTATACACACGACCCCGCTGCTGCGGGTATCATCTTACGTACTTCTGTAAGTGACCCCGGACAGAAAGGAAGGGCCACCGTAGCGGAAGTATACAATGCTGTTGTAGCCGATGCAGAAAAAGGTGCCAGCCTGATGGCGCAACCCCGTGGTGTACAGTTTGCTTCCAAAGAAGCTGCATGGGCTTTGCTCTCCAGGGCGTACCTCTATAAAGATGTGAACGACAGTACCATTTATTATGCAGACAAAGTGATCAGCTCCGGCCGTTTTACACTGGAAACCGCTGCCAGTTTTCCTACCCTGTTTGCCAATGCGCTCACCGGAAAAGAAACCATCTTCTGTGTAGCATTCACCGCCGCGGATGATTACGGAAAGGCCGGTTCCATTGCTTCTATGTTGTATTCAGATGGTAACTCCGGATGGGGAGAAGAATATGCTTCCCAATCTTTACGTGATACCATGTCTGCCCATATGGAAGATGTAAGATGGTCTTACATCAAACCCCTGAAAGTGGGTAATGTGATCCAAAAGAAAAATGGCATCGATATCTACTATATCAGCAAATTCTCTTTCCAGGGAGGAAGCCCTACGCTGAGTTCTCCCATTATGTTCCGCCTTGCGGAAATGTACCTTAACAAAGCGGAGGCCATGGCTAAATCCAATAATACTGCCGGCGCGCTGGCGGCTGTGGATATGGTCCGCCAGAACCGTGGTTTGGAAAATTCATTGTACAATGGTGTAGTGCCTGCCGGTAAAACAGTACTGCAAACCGTACTGAAGGAAAGACGGATAGAACTGGCTTTTGAAGGTCACCGTAATTATGATGTATACCGCAATAAACAGGACCTGAATAGAACATACTGGGGTTATCATTTGCCGGGGTTGAAGGAGTCAGATATCAATCTGTCCGTAAATCCTGCCAATTACGCCAATATGATCACGAAATGGGATAATAACCGCATCATCTATTACATTCCGATAGATGAGATACAGACCAATAAACTCTGTGGACAGAATCCCTGA